The following is a genomic window from Engystomops pustulosus chromosome 11, aEngPut4.maternal, whole genome shotgun sequence.
tggtggtggtgtcatggtgtggggaatattttcttggcactctttgggtcccttggtacaacgccacagcctacctgagtattgttgctgaccatgtccatccctttatgaccacaatgtaccctgtaacatctgatggctactttcagcaggataatgcgccatgtcataaagctggaatcatctcagactggttacttgaacatgacaatgaggtcactggactcaaatggcctccacagtcaccagatctcaatccaatagagcatctttgggatgtggtggaacgggagattcgcatcatggatgtgcagccgacaaatctgcggcaactgtgtgatgccatcatgtcaatatggaccaaaatctctgaggagcttccagcaccttgttgaatctatgccacgaagaattgaggcagttctgaaggcaaaagggggtccaacccgttactagcatggtgtacctaataaagtggccggtgagtgtatattcatggGGTACAATTTGATAATGTTAATAGgataaaggacctgtgattatgTGAACCCAATAAGGCCTGGCCCCCCCTTGACTCGCTATAGACATCCCtgaataccaggtaaaattataaagttgattatatggggatctgagggaaacaacttttagcagatttatcaagctgtctaaaagtaagaatgttggcaaccaattacagctcagctttcatcttaccagagctcatgaatattttaaatgggagctgtaattggttgccaggaACAACTAacaacattcttacttttagatagCTTAGAAAATCTGCCCTAGTATGTCTTTCCCGACCTCAAAGTAAGAAGAATAATGGTTGGAACCAggtgcaaccaaaattgtatacagcaggactgatacagTGAtgggttgaaattatatctgtgaaatgctgtatttttgtatatttaaaaatcttgactttgtgggaagacccctttaagattgTACTTCTTTTTCCTCCAAACCCAGCAAGTGTAGTTGACTCTCAAAAGTTCTATTTTCgtctcatctgaccacatgaccttcCCGTATGCCTCTTCTTCATCCAGATGGTTAGTGGGGAACTTCAAACGGGCCTGGGCATGAGCAGGGGGACCTTGTAAACCCTGCATGAGCTAATCCGTGACAACAtagcggggcttatttactaaggatcgcacGCTGCTGTTTCCTCGGACTGTTTGCTGTTTTCGggaattgcacggcttggacagatatttaacaggtgtctgcactggcttcATGCAGCACAATTTAGGGGTTGTGCCGTTAGACAATCcaacttattcggactgagcacgggatttaactttgtgttgcaagacaatacactggggacctgagcggggaagcgacagatgcaggatatcggacgcacaatcttagcggCATGatcgtctgacaatgcacttttggggaacttttTGTGCCCTAACGATAATCTATGAGACTGTGTTCCTAGATGCTTTAGGTCCTacatgtaatgagtgcagagtaggaggagctacagagaaTGAGTGTACCCCACCCCATATACTAACCCCATACCATATACTAACCCATATCATTACCTGACCCCCTGTACCACACCGCCGGTAACAGGGCCACAGTGATATCTGGTGAGGTCATGGAGGACATGACTGTGCTCTGTATCCGCCAGGTGTGCGCTTGTCAGGTGCGGGCCACCGGAAAGATGTACGCATGCAAACGCTTGGAAAAGAAGCGCATCAAAAAGAGGAAAGGAGAGTCAATGGCGCTCAACGAGAAGCAGATCCTGGAGAAAGTCACCAGCAGATTTGTGGTAAGAACCGTGTTGGGtcctacacatgtatacactgaggtcatacaggacacatgtatacactgaggtcacacaggatacatgtatacactgaggtcatacaggacacatgtatacactgaggtcacacaggatacatgtatacactgaggtcccacaggatacatgtatacactgaggtcacacaggataaatgtatacactgaggtcatacaggatacatatatacacagaggtcatacaggatacatgtatacacagaggtcacacaggatacatgtatacactgaggtcatacaggatacatgtatacactgaggtcacacaggatacatgtatacactgaggtcacacaggatacatgtatacacagaggtcacacaggatacatgtatacactgaggtcatacaggatacatatatacactgaggtcacacaggatacatgtatacactgaggtcatacaggatacatatatacacagaggtcatacaggatacatgtatacatagaggtcatacaggatacatgtatacactgaggtcatacaggacacatgtatacactgaggtcatacaggatacatatatacacagaggtcacacaggatacatgtatacactgaggtcatacaggatacatgtatacactgaggtcacacaggacacatgtatacactgaggtcacacaggatacatgtatacactgaggtcacacaggatacatgtatacacagaggTCACACAGGATACATGTACACACTGAGGTCacacaggatacatgtatacactgaggtcatacaggacacatgtatacactgaggtcacacaggatacatgtatacactgaggtcacacaggatacatgtatacacggaggtcacacaggatacatgtatacactgaggtcatacaggatacatgtatacacagaggtcacacaggatacatgtatacactgaggtcacacaggatacatgtatacactgaggtcacacaggatacgtgtatacactgaggtcatacaggatacatgtatacactgaggtcacacagtatacatgtatacactgaggtcacacaggatacatgtatacactgaggtcacacaggatacatgtatacactgaggtcacacaggatacatgtatacactgaggtcatacaggacacatgtatacacagaggtcacacaggatacatgtatacacagaggtcacacaggatacatgtatacacagaggtcatacaggatacatgtatacactgaggtcacacaggacacatgtatacactgaggtcacacagaacacatgtatacactgaggtcacacaggatacatgtatacactgaggtcacacaggatacatgtatacacagaggtcatacaggatacatgtatacacagaggtcatacaggatacatgtatacactgaggtcatacaggatacatgtatacactgaggtcatacaggatacatgtatacactgaggtcacacaggatacatgtatacactgaggtcacacaggatacatgtatacacggaggtcacacaggatacatgtatacacggaggtcacacaggatacatgtatacactgaggtcacacaggatacatgtatacacggaggtcacacaggatacatgtatacttgTCATATGATACGATTACCTTCAGATCAGTCTAAATATTTTAGGGGAATGCTGTGAACTCTAGTTTTGTCCCCATTAGGTGAACCTCGCTTATGCCTATGAGACGAAGGACGCCCTGTGCCTGGTGCTGACGCTGATGAATGGGGGGGACCTGAAATTTCACATTTACAACATGGGGAACCCAGGATTCCAGGAGCCGAGAGCCTCCTTCTATGCAGCGGAGATACTGTGCGGCCTCGGAGACCTTCATGGGGAGAGTATTGTGTACCGGTGCGTATGGGACCATCACCGCCATACACCGCAGAATCCTCAACCATCACTCCATCCATCACTTATTTACCTTTTGTTTTCTTTAGGGATCTGAAGCCAGAAAATATCCTCCTGGATGACTATGGTGAGGAATATGTACTAGTAATTGGGGGTCTCTGGAGGGGGAAGTAGAGAAGTTTGGGGGGGGAGCATAGGTCTCTGGAGGTAGGGCATAGAGGTCAAGTCAGACCCTCTCTATAGAATTGTCGCAGACACATGAATGCTatcagagggggaggacacaggatagGGACCGAGCAGCCATGTCTGCAGATGAGACCCAGGCACATGATACCTCTCTCCTCAGTCTTTGTGCTTTGTGTCATGGCAGGTCACATACGGATCTCAGATCTGGGGCTGGCTGTGAAAATCCCAGAAGGAGAGTCCATCCGTGGCCGTGTGGGGACAGTGGGATACATGGGTGAGAACATTTGTATGTAGCATGCAGCTTCTGAGGGGGGTGCTCTATATCACCTGACAGTAATCTTCCCTCCAGCCCCGGAGGTGCTCAATAACCAGCGCTATACCTTCAGTCCGGATTTCTGGGGCCTCGGATGCCTCATCTATGAAATGATTGCTGGCCAGTCTCCATTCCGGggaaggaaggagaaggtgaagcgGGAGGAGGTGGACCGACGCGTCCTGGAGACTGAGGAGCTCTATACACACAAATTCTCTGAGGAGGCCAAGTCTGTATGTAAGATGGTGAGTGACAGCCACGTGTCTCCTCCGCCTTCCCTAGATCCTGCATTCAGGATTCCTCCACTCCTCTTGTACCTCCCCATTAATGAGTGTAGGCTCCTCGGGTCAGGACACCTCCTCcgtatagagtgtaagctcctgtggtcaggactcctctccctcctcttgtacctcctccttgtaaagtgtaagctcttgtggtcaggactcctccccctcctcttgtacctcctccttgtaaagtgtaagctcctgtggtcaggactccACTCCCTCCTCTTGTAcctcctccttgtaaagtgtcagctcctgtggtcaggactccACTCCCTCCTCTTGTAtctcctccttgtaaagtgtaagctcctgtggtcaggactccGCTCCTTCCTCTTTAcctcctccttgtaaagtgtaagctcctgtggtcaggactccGCTCTTTCCTCTTGTATCTCCTCCTTGTAAAATGTAAGCTTCTGTGGTCAGGACCCCTCTCCCTCCTCTTGTACCTCCTCCTAGtaaagtgtaagctcctgtggtcaggactcctccccctcctcttgtatctcctccttgtaaagtgtaagctcctgtggtcaggactcctctccctcctcttgtatctcctccttgtaaagtgtaagctcctgtgg
Proteins encoded in this region:
- the GRK5 gene encoding G protein-coupled receptor kinase 5 isoform X3, yielding MYYDRFLQWKWLERQPVTKNTFRQYRVLGKGGFGEVCACQVRATGKMYACKRLEKKRIKKRKGESMALNEKQILEKVTSRFVVNLAYAYETKDALCLVLTLMNGGDLKFHIYNMGNPGFQEPRASFYAAEILCGLGDLHGESIVYRDLKPENILLDDYGHIRISDLGLAVKIPEGESIRGRVGTVGYMAPEVLNNQRYTFSPDFWGLGCLIYEMIAGQSPFRGRKEKVKREEVDRRVLETEELYTHKFSEEAKSVCKMLLTKDVAQRLGCPDGRVLEVKRHPFFRVINFKRLEAGIMDPPFIPDPRAVYCKDVLDIEQFSTVKGVNLDQTDDDFYTKFSTGSVSIPWQNEMIETECFKELNVFGPNGTLSPDLNRCHPPEPPKKSLLHRIFKRQHQNNAGISADTSTSLICHHNTNHINSNSTVSS